From one Henningerozyma blattae CBS 6284 chromosome 1, complete genome genomic stretch:
- the ARO4 gene encoding 3-deoxy-7-phosphoheptulonate synthase ARO4 (similar to Saccharomyces cerevisiae ARO4 (YBR249C); ancestral locus Anc_6.168), with protein MFQSDEQSEDVRILGYDPLVSPALLQAQIPATEKSIETAKRGRREAIEIISGRDDRVLVIVGPCSIHDLDAAQEYALRLKKLSDELQNDLCIIMRAYLEKPRTTVGWKGLINDPDVNNSFNINKGLQSARQLFVNLTNIGMPIGSEMLDTISPQFLADLLSFGAIGARTTESQLHRELASGLSFPIGFKNGTDGTLGVAVDACQAASHSHHFMGVTKHGVAAITTTKGNEHCFVVLRGGKKGTNYDAKSIAEAKAQLPEGSNGLMVDYSHGNSNKDFRNQPKVNDAVCEQIANGENKIVGVMIESNIHEGNQKVPPEGKPGLKYGVSITDACVSWETTDTVLRKLAAAVRARREVNKK; from the coding sequence ATGTTCCAATCTGATGAACAATCAGAAGATGTCAGAATTTTAGGTTACGATCCATTAGTGTCTCCTGCTCTTCTTCAAGCTCAAATTCCTGCTACTGAAAAATCTATTGAAACCGCTAAGAGAGGCAGACGGGAagcaattgaaattatttcagGTAGAGATGATAGAGTTTTAGTCATTGTTGGTCCTTGCTCAATTCATGATCTAGATGCCGCTCAAGAATACGCTTTAAGACTGAAGAAATTATCTGATGAATTACAAAATGATTTATGCATTATTATGAGAGCATATTTGGAAAAGCCAAGAACTACTGTTGGTTGGAAAggtttaattaatgatccagatgttaataattctttcaatatcaacaaAGGTTTACAATCTGCAAGAcaattatttgttaatttaaCCAACATTGGTATGCCAATTGGGTCTGAAATGTTGGATACTATCTCCCCTCAATTCTTGGctgatttattatcttttggTGCTATTGGTGCTAGAACTACTGAATCTCAACTACATAGAGAATTAGCTTCCGGTCTTTCATTCCCAATTGGTTTCAAAAATGGTACTGATGGTACTCTAGGTGTTGCTGTTGATGCTTGTCAAGCTGCCTCTCATTCTCATCATTTCATGGGTGTCACTAAACATGGTGTTGCTGCCATTACAACCACCAAGGGTAATGAACATTGTTTCGTAGTTTTAAGAGGTGGTAAGAAAGGTACTAACTATGATGCCAAATCTATTGCTGAAGCTAAGGCACAACTTCCAGAAGGTTCTAATGGTTTGATGGTCGATTATTCTCATGGTAATTCTAACAAAGATTTCAGAAACCAACCAAAAGTCAACGATGCTGTTTGTGAACAAATTGCTAATGGTGAAAATAAGATTGTCGGTGTAATGATCGAATCCAATATTCATGAAGGTAATCAAAAAGTCCCACCAGAAGGTAAACCTGGTTTAAAATACGGTGTATCTATCACAGACGCCTGTGTTTCTTGGGAAACTACTGATACCGTGTTAAGAAAATTAGCTGCTGCTGTTAGAGCAAGAAGAGAAGTaaacaagaaataa